A region of the Alligator mississippiensis isolate rAllMis1 chromosome 5, rAllMis1, whole genome shotgun sequence genome:
TCGCCACTGACACACGTGcccggctcccctcccctccccgcgccGCAGGGGCCCGGCCGCACTCCAGGTCGCTGCGTGCTCTAAAGGGCATGAAGCGCACCCCTAGGCCGGCCCCGGGCCCCTCCAAGAGACTCGTCTCCTCCGCGCTgcaggcgaggcgaggcgaggcgaggcggtgCAGGGCGGCACGGCTCCTCCCCGCGCCTCCGGCTGCGCCGCGATGAGGGCGCTGCAGTCCCGCCCCGGAGCCGAGGGCGGTGTTTGGCCGTAACCCTAGAAACCCTCGGCCAGCCCGGCTCTGCCCTGCCGGGCCCGGGCCAGGTGAGCGGCGGGGAGCCGGGCTGAGCCCCCGGGGGTGCGGGGTGATGTGCAAGCAGTGCCAGGGAGCGGGTcccgggcagccccagggaggcgGGGAGCCGTGCGGCCGCCGCCTCTTTAAGGTGTAAAATCCTCCCCCTGGCCCATAGATCACCTGCCTTCACGCGCCTGACTTACTAAACTGTGCCCCCGGTTCTGCCCGCGTGTTACCTCTTGGGCTCTAACAGACATGTCGGACCTAGCCAAGGAGAAGGCAGCTCGCCTCTTGAAGAAGCAAGGCAGCGTCTCCTCGCTAAGCAGCCACGAAGTCAGAGCGAAAGATGTCTTTGGAAGAAGCAAGGAGTGAGTACCTGCCCTCTTCTCTCTCGGGTTAGGGCGGCGCAGGCCCGGCGGGTGACAGACGTGCTATTTCCTAAGCAGCGCACCGAGAAGCCTCCCTCGCACGGGAGGGTCAGTGGGTTTTCTAGCTCAGACGACAAATGGGTTTGGTTTCTTTTTCCCATCGTGGCTATTTCACTAGAGGAAAAGACCTCCTAATCGGTTTGGGGCCATATTAATCTGACCCTAGAGCGATAAGAGAAGCAAATGTTGACTAAATCATAATTGCTTTTGGGATTACTTGAAAAAATTGTACTTGATAGTGGGTTAAAGTCCGTGCTTAGCCTCGGCTCTGGTTCCTAAAGATATAAATAGtgcggtggttctcaacctttgttaCACTTGTTAGGTCAAACTAATGCAGAAATCTGTTCCTGCCGCAGCCTTTCCCAGCCTGATCCCACGTTCTTCCCAGAAACAGGCGCACGGTATAGTTTCACTTGGCAGTCGGTGGGTGTTGGAAAAGTGCCTGTGGTTTCCCAGACTGTCACACCGCTGCCAGTTGGAACTGTCCCATGTTTCCAAGAGGAGCGTGTGGGGAcgggctgggcaggagcagatgctcctgcctgcattaAGTTTATCTCCTGCTGCCACCGCTTCCCAGTCTGGCTCCCCACGCGGCACGCAGGGCAATTTCACCCAGCTGCAACAGTCGTGGTGGCAGGGCCCATGCCgcagcaccactgccctgcttgagaaccactggattagcaAGGTGCTGGATGACCTGGGATCAAGCCAGGAAGATACAAGCCATCTTTTGAATTTTATTGCAACATTGTGTCCGGGGCTAGGGTACACAGGCACCAGAGGCAGGAGTTTGGGGAGGCGGGGAAGAAGAGAGCACGTAActggtgggcagggcaggcaacAGGGGAAAGAGGAcaggccacttgactcccctgccaccacttaccCTTTGCAACTCCAGCTCTAGCTCCACTGGGACCCGGGGCATGGAGCGTGGTCGCTCCGGCTGGCACCAGGCcacacagtggtggtggtggcagctctggacatggcttcagctctggggctggagaTGTCACTGCAACTCCTGCTGTCAGAGCAGGCCTTGGCCAGAGTGAACATGTGCTTCTGTATcctgggccagagctggagggtgaGCAGTAATTGCGGGGGCAAAGGTGGTGAGGTAGGCAGATGCCAGGGGGTGCAGTCATTGTGTggacagcaggagctggggcacacaggcacttggggggcaggtggaaggAGACAGGGGACGGGCCACTGGACTCCCCTGCTACCTatcccaccactgcctgcccacctAACCCCCTGCCAATGCTTATCTTGCTCCAGCGGTGGCAAGGACAAATTTAAGACCtccccctccaataattagattttatacatggaatattataacagatttataaattttccatgcacAGAATCTACTTATTGAAGgattatcttaaattcaaagccATCTTGggttcaggtaaatacagtattttttttaaagaagcaattATTTGATTCATTCTATTCCTATCAGTACAGCCAGcaaatttaaaatactttttttcttagaggcattttaattttaaaaacagaagctgCAAGTAGGATTTGGAGAAATATTATGTATGCCCTTTAAAATTATTCATCTGTTCTTCCTTGTAAATATATTCTGTGCACACCGATTCAGTTATTTTGTTGTTGTGTTCCACTGGAGGGCAGCATCTTTCTTTATCAGGTAATGAATGACCTGTGGAAAGAGATTCTTCATTGATCTCATTTTTACAGACAAGTATGAACATAGTAGAAGGGTTTTCTTAGACATAAGTCTTCCATTGAAAATGGAGTCCATTAATGCAGTCATATTAATTAATATAGATTTCTGTATGCACTAGTTTTAGCTATTTACTTTTTTACATTATCTTCAGCTCCATGAGTACAGTGTCTTATATGGATGAACCTGGTCATCATGATGATTTTTCTCGCCCTGCGGTTCAGATGGAGAACACTTACCAACTAGGTAATGAATGCTTCCTCCTCTGTTCTACCCTGAGAGGAACAGGTCCAGACCAGGATAACTAGGTGAAATTTGGCAGCCTGTGGCTATTTAAGAGATCAGACCAGATGAGGGGTGTTAAACatggtctgtgggccaaatctgaccCATAGAGTCCCATTTTTTGGCccctggtgctgctctgcttttctgaGAAATAAGACTAGAGGAAGAATTTCATTAAAAATTTCCAAAGAGCTACAAGCCTTGTCTTGTTCTTCAAATACATCTATTACAAACGTGAGGCACACTAGTTACTGCAGTTAAAGAAAatcaaaatataaattaaaagatGCTTTATTTTCTAGTTTAAAAAATCATTGTCTTTCCCAGTTTGTGGGAAATTAATGTTCTTGGAATTAAATACTATATAGCACTGTTTGAACTAGCCATAAGATTCAACAAAGCACACCCCATTCTGGATTTTCAGTGTCCCTACTGTTCTAGGTCTCGTCTAAAACCTGCCAAATTGGCATGTTAATATTATAGTATTATAGTGACCACAAGTATGAATCATAATGATAATTTTCATTTATAACCCGACCTTGCATTTGCATTTGAGTCTCCATAAatcaagagaaaaagagaagctaTACCAagggtagccaacctgtggcacaagtgcTATGTGTGTGGGGCCTGCAGCAGGTGGAGGAGGGGACAAGTAATACAGTCGCAGATCAGGAAGGGAGCGGAAAGAGAGCAGGAAATcaggtggggagcacagggcaggatgcataaagcaaagcagcagataagACAGGGAAAGGGGACTGGTGTGGCACTCAAGGAGGACGCAGGTGccaaaaggttggcctccactgtgTTGTACTTTTCGAACACTCTCTTGTTGATCATTTTGATTACAATGCATATGCCATTATTCTCAATGCAGACTTACAGTTAAGGTATATAAAATGTCTTTGCGTACCAGGTCCTACAAGACGTTTTCCTGTGGTTACGGTGAATAATATTTTGAAGGACGTGCTGACTAATTatcttcaagaagaaaaatatgaagCGGAGTTATGCAGACAAATGACAAAAACCATCTCTGAGGTATAAACGTGATTTGTGAGTAAAATAAAGCTTATGGGTAGATGGTGGGTCAGTTTGCTCCCCACTTTATCAGATCCAAGCATGGAGAGGTCTTTTGTGAACCGTGTCCCCCACCCTCTCTGGTAAGCCATGTGTACTGTGGAGGGGAAAGTGCCTAGGCAGGGCCGTGAGCGGAAACAGACAGATCAAGGGCTTGTACTTCTTTCTCCCTCTGTTTTACAAAATTTGCCCAGAAAAGGTAGCCCATCTCTGGCTGCATATGTCATCTCCCCCTCCACCTGTCCAGAAGATCACAGTGTTGGTGCCACTGGGGAGATGTAGTTAGCCGTGTTAGCCACATTGGGCATCTCAGAAAGGTTCAGATGCATCAGAAGCATGAAGTTAAATCATATTAAACCCCTGTGTAGATGCTGTCAGGCAGAGGCAATGTCCTTAGTTTGCTTCAATTTAATTGATacttaaaatagttaaaaaatcATTTGCTTTTTTAAGTAAGATAGTCATGTTTTGTAACTTAATCCGTTGGTTCACATGATACACACAAATCCAAGACAATAAAAAGTATGTTGATTAAGTTTTGAAAATTAAAACCTTTTATTTATATCTGTGCTCTGAAAATGAAGTAAACTGAAGCAATTACCAATGAATACCATAGAAGTATATAAAAATGCAGAACTGCTGAGTTATACTTTTTTAGCTGAATTAACTAATTATTTATTTGATCTATTCACAAAAGGAGAAAATGCCTTCATTCACCCTATATTAGCAATCCCTGTTAGCATTTTATTAAACACTccagaaatgtttttttccatttcattgcTGCCATTGAAAATACTGGAGATGAATCAGCCATGTTCTCTGGATCATAACTTGTATTTATTTCATTATGATTAGCTCTTAAATTATATTAGATATCACAAATTCATCCAGGCATGCACTTAGCTTCTGCTTAGTAACAGGAGAGCAATAGCAATTTGCTTCTTTTTGTATTAAAAGGTGCAGAAAATAAATAGTAGGAGCCACAAAAATATACTTCAAATTTTAATTTAATGCATAGACCACTATTCAGAAATGAGAACTTTTGCAATAATCAGCAGCATAAGTATgtaa
Encoded here:
- the DYNLT5 gene encoding dynein light chain Tctex-type 5 encodes the protein MSDLAKEKAARLLKKQGSVSSLSSHEVRAKDVFGRSKDSMSTVSYMDEPGHHDDFSRPAVQMENTYQLGPTRRFPVVTVNNILKDVLTNYLQEEKYEAELCRQMTKTISEVIKARVKELMIPRYKIIVIIHIGQLNEQSMQIGSRCLWDPTSDTFSSYAFKNTSLFAHANVYAVYFE